The following is a genomic window from Saccopteryx bilineata isolate mSacBil1 chromosome 4, mSacBil1_pri_phased_curated, whole genome shotgun sequence.
GCACTGAGCTCCAGGTGAGAGGGCCGAGCTGTGTTCAGGTGCGCGCGCTAGGGGGCAGCGAAGCCAGGACAACGACCAGGCTGGCGAGAAAACTCAAACTGCCCGAGGGAAGGCCGTTGGGTCTTTGTAGTAGCCAGGGTGTAGAAATGTAGGGCATCGTAAATTTATaacttccctctcttcccctggcAGGACATGGCAGAAATCATAAATTCCAACTTTCTGCTGCAGCCCGGACAGAATGGAGGGTTTTCAGATTGGAGGGTCCTCCCTCCAGAGAGAAGCTTGGCATCCTGAGCAGTCTTCAGGCCCGTTTGTACAACATTTGCGCTTCACAACTctcccctctgcttcctcccctcccccaacacccgcAAAGGGGAAATTGAGTCATTGGGAGGCGAGGCCAGAGTCGCCAGGGGAAAGTGTGCCGACGCCAGCCCTCAGGGCCTTCCAGATGctaggaggagggggaggttCTCCAGGAAAATATACAAagggggtgagagggggaggctgCTGGCTGAGCAGGAGCTGAGCCAGACACATGGAGAAACGCTGCCCAGGATCAAAGGAAATAtgacatttgaaaagaatgtgcgCGTCTGCCTGTGGTGCGGAGGGGGCCCCAGGGGCGGTGCAGTGGGGGAGGGCGGTCGGGGGTGGCAGGGCGGAGGGCAGCAGGGGCCGGTCCGGGTCGGGGTCCTTAGCCTGGCCTTCTCGCCCGCGCTCTCACCTccctctgcacccccccccccctccttagGTGGACGCTAGACTCAGGTCTCAGGgtgtttctccttctccctccccgtCCATCTCTCCTTCTTTTATTTCCGAGATGAAGCTGGAAGGGAAATGTAACCTGAGGAGACCAaccaaaggggtggggggagggaatcaAACCAGGCCGCCTCCCCGCTCGGCCTCGGAACATTCTTCTCTCCCCGCCGGCCTGGCCTCTTCTCCCCGCCTCTCCAGCGTCGCGGCCCTGGGCTCGTAGCCGGGGCAGCTCCGCACGTCACCGGGGTCCCCGGGGGCTGGGGGGTCCCCAGGGCGGGCCAGAGGGAGgacgggaggggagggagaggagggaggggagccgCCTCGCCCGCCGCGCAGCTCGGGCCCGCCGAGCcagccctcccctccttctctgcccGGCAGAGCCTGTTTCTCATTAGAGTAACGGGCGCGGTCCCCGCCCGGCTCCCGAGTGTTTGTAAACGTCTGACCCGAGGGCCATCGCTTAACCCTTTGGATGCGGGACTGGGGGCGCTATGGGGTCGCAGCCCTGAGCCGGTAGGATTTAGATTAAAGATCGCATGTTAGAAAGGTTTGAATTACACAATCTGCATGCAGGGTGGGGAAATGGTAACACCCCACCCTGCCCACTGTCCTAGGCACGAACTTCTGATCTAAATCCCTCTCACACAACAGGGACCTTTTCTTGCCTGCCTTTCCTAGAAAATCCACTCCgagttttccttcctcctcccgccCAGGTGACAGGTGTCCTACAAAGGGGCCCACCTAGGCGCAGGGCTCTGGGCCCCTGGTAAACCTGGCCAGGATTTTTAGGAGAGCCGGAGCGGGATGCCAAAGGTTCAGAGATTTATTCCAGACTACAGTTCTAGGGAGGAGGTAGCCGACTTCCCGTGGAGGCTAATTAATGGCTCCTCTGGGCGCCTGGGACAAGGGCAGCAGTAAAGTCCGGCCTGGATCATCGCCCATCTGGGGTCGTGGACCTATGAACAGTCCTCCAGAACAGCTAAATGTTCTTCACCtttgggggaaagagaaagacagcgGTGGAGGGGCTGATTTGCCAGAGCAAAGGCTTCCCAAAGGCCCAGGCAGGGCAGCCTCAGAAAAGGAACTTCAAAGGAACGGCCTTTAGCTCTTCAGAGCAGCCTGGAGCCATTCTGCACCCCACAGTCTGCTTGACCTGAAGCTTGGAgcgaaaaggggggagaggaagaccTTCCCAGCTAGTTGACAGCTGCAGAACCTCTTCAGAACTGAAGAAAGGGTCTTCTGTGGACTCTACACGGTGGATTCAAAATGTGGCTCCTTTAAGGCCCTCGAACCCGGAACCCCTTGAACTTAAACTAAGTTGAGGGGGGTGTGTGTTAGTGCTCCCCGCGGGAAATGATTGTCACAACTGCGGGCCAATCGGCATCATTATGGCCATACCACGCTTGAGGGACTGTTTTCCAATTcagttttgttctctttttttttgagggggagggACTGGATAGaggacagaaggagagagggagggtgggggaggacgAGGGGCGCGTGGTTTTCCCATCTCATCCttggaggaggggctggagcaTCCCAGGCAGCCAATCAGGGACAGGCTGGGGGGGGGCCGCTTTGAAgaagtttggggaaaaaaagtttggAAAAGTTTCTATAATAACTAGGGGGCGTCCGGAGGGAGGCGGCAGCGACAGAGGAGGGGGCGTctcagagaaggggagggagggagccaagGGTGAAGCCACGGCAGCCTCCTGAGCTCCCCCCCCCATCCCGACCAGGACTTGGGGGCACTGGCCGGATCCATGGGGGCAGCGAGCTGCGAGGATGAGGAGCTGGAATTTAAGCTGGTGTTCGGGGAGGAAAAGGAGGCCCCCCCGCTGAGCGCGGGGGGGTCGGGGGAAGGTTAGTGCGGGGCTGGGAAGGGGTCTTGGGGTCAGCGACGGAAGGGCCGAGGGGTCCCGAGTCTGGGGACGTCAGGGTAGCTagcccggggtgggggtgaggggatcAGAGGTTGAGTGGAGTCGCGGGGCTCAGGGGGTCTGCGGAGGTCCGCGGGGGCCGAGCATCACTTTCTCCTTTTTAGGTCctgattggggtgggggtgggggtgacgcTAGCTGCGCGCCGCCTTTCGGCTGGGCCGAATGTCACTGGGATGGGGGGCGGACGGGCACGTCTGTCCCGAGAGCCCCCGGTGCCACGGGAGGAAGGAAAGACGAGACTCTGGAGCTTGCCCCTTGCAGACCGAGCCCCGAGCCAGCAGCCCCGACGTCCGGGGCCGGGGGCACCATCGGGCCCCACCAGGacgcccctcccccttccccgtcTGGCCGCAACGAGAGGCAGATGGCTGGGACTGAGCCGGGGGCGGCGGCCGCCGCTCGCACGGAATCCGTGCGGcgtgcacccccctccccccactgggcTGGCTGGGCAGGCAGCACCCCCGCCCTCAAATTGGGGGGAGCGAGGGAGGAGTCACCTCCCCTCGTCATCACTGCCTTGGTGCCCCCCTTCCCCTGGCCACTGTTGCGATAGCAACTGGGGCTCCTGCCAGCGCCGTTTGGGGGTTTGGGAACCGCTGCTAATTGGGTTCATGTGTGAGtcgcccccagcccagcccagcgccTCTCTAAACATGTCTCCAGGCCCGACTCCAGCCCCTCTCGACACACCTCCCTCATCTTAAGACCCATTCGGTCTGGTACCCGAGGTCCCCGGGCAGGGAGCTCAGAGTGTGAGCTTTTCCGTGTAGGAATAGACTAGGCTCTTCTGAGTTTATCTCTTCCACTTTCCGAGATTCAACTTTGCTTCTGTCTTTGTGGCTCCGAAGGGCACTGTAGAGACCCCTCTTTGCTGAGGAGGGGGTGGTATACAGGACTTAGGGGGATGGCCACTCAAGGAACCTAGACATctcacctgcttctctctcttcccatctcctgtggcatccctttctctgtctccctcccttcccatttTGACAGAACTGGACTCAGAGGACACTCCGCCATGCTGCCGTCTGGCCCTGGGGGAGCCCCCTCCTTATGGCGCTGCCCCTATTGGCATTCCCCGGCCACCACCCCCTCGGCCTGGCATGCACTCGCCACCACCCCGCCCAGCCCCCTCACCTGGCACTTGGGAGAGCCAGCCAGCCCGGTCGGTGAGGCTGGGGGGCCCGGGAGGGAGCTCCGGTGTGTCTGGGGGAGGCCGCGTCCTCGAGTGCCCAAGCATTCGCATCACTTCCATCTCTCCCACGCCCGACCCACCAGCCACGCTGGAGGACAACCCTGATGCCTGGGGAGACAGCTCCCCCAGGGACTACCCACCACCAGAAGGCTTCGGAGGCTACCGAGAGGCAGGGGGCCAGGGTGGGGGCCCCTTCTTCAGCCCCAGCccgggcagcagcagcttgtcctcGTGGAGCTTCTTCTCCGATGCTTCTGATGAGGCAGCCCTGTACGCGGCCTGCGATGAGGTGGAATCTGAGCTGAATGAAGCAGCCTCCCGCTTTGGCCTGGGCTCCCCGCTGCCCTCACCCCGGTCATCACCTAGGCCATGGACACCCGATGATCCCTGGAGCCTGTATGGTCCAAGCCCTGGAGGCAGGGTACCAGAAGATAGCTGGCTACTTCTCAGTGCTCCTGGGCCCACCCCAGCCTCCCCACGGCCTGCCTCTCCTTGTGGCAAACGGCGCTATTCCAGCTCTGGAACCCCATCTTCAGCCTCTCCAGCTTTGTCCCGCCGGGGCAGCTTGGGAGAGGAGGGGCCTGAcccacctccaccacccccaTTGCCTCTGTCCCGGGATGCTGGCTCCCCTGGCCCTTTTGACTATGCGGGAGCCCCACCAGCGGAAAGCATCCCCCAGAAAACCAGGAGGACTTCCAGTGAGCAGGCAGTGGCTCTGTCTCGGTCTGAGGAGCCCGCCCCATGCAACGGGAAGCTGCCTTCAGGAGCAGAGGAGAGTGCAGCTCCTCCAGGTGGTCCTCGGAAGGAGGTGGCTGGCATGGACTACCTGGCAGTGCCCTCCCCTCTGGCTTGGTCTAAGGCCCGGATTGGGGGTCACAGTCCTGTCTTCAGGTGAGGGTTTTACCTGGCACCACTGCTATCTCCAGCCATTCCACTTCAGAGCAGGAGGTCAAGGGTTGGGCTTAGAGAAAGGTCCTCATTCTGTGCCCTTGGCATTTCAATAGAGAATCTTCAACCAGCATGGCTGCTACCATTTACCCAGttttaggaaaaattaaaacaacagcatGCCTTCTATAAACCAatgatttgcaaaaaaaaaaaaaaaaaaaaaaaaaaaaaatcttccctgtAGACCAATTagaaaccccaccaccaccaccgtggAGGAAAACCGGGGAGTTCCTCTGGGTTTGCCCACACCTAACCCTGGGCTGGCACGGTCTGGACATGGACTGTGGCTGGGTTTCAGACCTACAGTGGTCAGCAGGAAGTCCCCCTTCTCTGACTTTTAATTTCCAGAGCCTGATTTGTGCCTTAAAAGTATAGCTGCTCATTTGAATTAAAATAGCATATATTTGCAAGACAAAAATTCATTAAAACAAGCAGTTCTTGGATTCTCCTATCCATTTTACCCTCAAATAATCCTGCAAATTTCAATAATTCTAAGTCTTAAGATGTCATATTGAGCTGGCTCCATCCAGgcaagtttttttgggggggaagagaCCTTAACACCTGCTCCCCGGGCTCCTGAAGGGCAGGGTTTCGCATCCTCAGCACTATTGCTATTTTGAGCAGGATAATTCTGTTGTGGGGGCAATGCTGGACATTGTAGGTTTAGCAGCATCCTGACCCCACTAAATGCTAGTAGCACCCCCTCCCCtagtgtgacaaccaaaaatgtctctagacattgccaaatgtcaccTGGGGCAATTACCAGTCGAGGTCCCCTGGCTTAGGGTATCTGAGAGCCCAATAAAAGAAAGTTGCACATCTGGAAACCCCAGCTTCTGGAATGGACCTGTCCAGCCCCAATTAGAGGAATGGGCACTGACCCGGGCTTCTGTCAGTCACTGACTTGCTTGACCCACTGTGTTCTATcatctgggtctcagtttctttacTTGAAAAACAAAAGGGTTTATCTTGAGGCCATTTCCAGTCTGAAATTGTGCTTCTTTGCTTGAATCTTCCCATATAGGTCTAAGGATTAGAATGGGCTTTGGATTCCTCTATATCCAACTGAACCCTTACCACCTCAGACCCTGTGCTCAGAGCTGGAAAGGAAGGAGTCTCCATACCCTCACGTTGAGGGGCTCTGAGGGGCCTGTCTCCTACCACCTTTCTTCTGGGCTTTTGAACTGTTCTATTTCTGCTGTGATTTCTCTACACCCAAACCCTCACCTTCTTCATATCCCAGGGAGCTGAGATTCAGCACTGCCCTGACAAGCATCTGAGGCTGCAGATGACCAGTGCTCTTCTCTTCTGTCCAGGACTTCAGCCCTACCCCCACTggactggccactgcccagcCAGTATGAGCAGCTGGAGCTGAGGATTGAGGTGCAGCCTAGAGCCCACCACCGGGCCCACTACGAAACAGAGGGCAGCCGAGGTGCTGTCAAAGCTGCCCCTGGTGGTCATCCTGTAGTCAAGGtaaggggcagaagccaggcctGACAGCCTTTCTTCTCTTTAGTCCCAGATCCCTGTCGATGGGCTTCAGCTGTGCAGACCTGTGGCACTgccctttcccacactctttctCAGCAGTGACCCTGCAGGCAGGCTGGAGTCGGGGGAGGAAGGGTGCCCTTCAAGGACCCGGATATACTTTCTACCCCTCTATCCTTCCACCCCCGCTCCCCTCATCCCATGAGACACCCGCCTCATATCTACTCTGGAAAATGATGGCTTGCCAGATGTGGGGGAGGGCTTAGGCTGAGGCCAAAGTTCACTGGGAGTTAGGTTGTCTCCATTGAATTGGGCCAGTCTCTCTTGGGAGATTTTCACTTTTGCCCAGCCCAGTTTGAGCCTTATTCCAAGAATAACACTGTGAACTCCAGGCCACGTTCtctccacaactggtgcccaattCCCTGTGGGAACCCCTTCCAGGATATCCTTTGTCTTTCACCATCCTCACCCTTACCCCTTAGCAGACTGAAAACCCTGGGATGGATGAAGGATGAGCCAGTGGAGATTTCAGTTGAGttgcctgtgtctctgtctccctctgccaGCTCCTAGGCTACAGTGAGAAGCCACTGACCCTACAGATGTTCATTGGCACTGCAGATGAAAGGAACCTGCGGCCTCATGCCTTCTATCAGGTGCACCGCATCACCGGCAAGATGGTGGCCACAGCCAGCTATGAAGCTGTAGTCAGTGGTACCAAGGTGTTGGAGATGACCCTGCTTCCTGAGAACAACATGGCAGCCAAGTAGGTCCCCACTCTGCTTCCCCTCAGGCTTCAGGCTTTAGGACCAGTCTTTCCCATGGTTTCTAAGCTAGgcccacccttcctcttcccagAAGAGATAGACATCATTCAGAGGAACAGTTTCAGGCCTTCTCATCATAGAGAAGAGGACCTTTGGGTCTGGGGAGTACTCTGTGGAGACCATCTCTGGGTTAAAATAGTCCTCCGAGGCTCCCGGAGAAGGTCTTCAGGCGGGGTTTCCTGTGTGGGAGTGGGGGAGCATTGCCATTCTGGCTTTAGCTGGGAAGGCTTGCCTCCCATCCTTTGCCTTCAGCATTGACTGTGCTGGAATCCTGAAGCTTCGGAATTCAGACATTGAGCTGCGGAAGGGTGAGACGGACATCGGGCGCAAGAACACACGTGTGCGGCTGGTATTCCGGGTACACGTGCCTCAGGGCAGCGGGAAGGTCGTCTCTGTGCAGACAGCATCAGTGCCCATCGAGTGCTGTGAGCAAAAAAGCcctatgctctctctctctttggtgaCCCTCTTGTCTGTGTATCTGTTCACCTCACCTCCTCTGCATAGTGCCCTGTGTCCCGTCTGTCCTGGGTAGCCCCATAAGGGAGTTAGCCCTTATCTCTCTcctggaggggtgggaggggtgttCTGATTTACCCTTGCTACAGACTCTGTCTTTTGGGCTGAACTAGAGTGTCTCTGTCCTACTTATTCCCCGGGTAGCCCTGTGCCCTTGTTTGGATAACTCTCTGGCCTGCCCTGTCGGCCCCCCTCTCTGAGCGGTGGCTCCTTACATGGTAGGTACCACCTCAAGGACTCCGTGGGTTTACATATGTGTCTGCCACTGAGGAGGGCTCCTCCAGGGCCCTGTGGCAGTGATTCCaaggtggtgggggcagaggaggCCGTCCCGTCCATACTCAGCCCAGCCAGACCTTTCTTGCTCTGCCCTGCAGCCCAGCGCTCGGCCCAGGAGCTGCCCCAGGTGGAGGCCTACAGCCCTAGTGCCTGCTCCGTGCGAGGGGGAGAGGAGCTAGTGCTTACTGGCTCCAACTTCCTGCCAGACTCCAAGGTGGTGTTCATCGAGAGGGGCCCTGGTAAGTAccctctggggaggggagggcaggctgGCAGAGATGGAGCAAGCAGGTGAAAGAACTCTGTGGCACCATCAGTAAACTAGCTAGTTGAGCCTGAGTGTCCTTTTTTGTGAAATGGGGCCAACAGACTGTCCTTCCTCTTAGACTGTCTGCTTCATGGGCGTGACAGTGATCTAAAATGCTCAGGATGGCAAAAAAGTGTAAGAAATAgacattctattttttaaagagaagttgGCTTTGAGATAATTGACCCCACATGAATAAGGTCTctaaggagaagggaagaggtaaCTTACATCCTCAACGCtccacactgagcccctcctGAGTTATGAGTCTAGCAGCATAGCTATGGCTACGAGAGCCTGTGACATACCCCAGGATGGAGCTTCAGGGTGGAGACGGGAAGGCTGAGGGGCCCAGATGCACCCGCTAGTTTGAGGTCTTTGTCTTCCCCCAACCCTGACCACCAAGAGCCTTAGCCCCTACACTAAAGTATAGCAGATTTTGAGGTGTTGGATCATGAGACTTGAGGTCTTATTGCCTTCCTTCAAGCTAGGACCTTTTTCTACCTTTGAACCACCTCCCAGGATGATTATGAAAGGGGATGTTTGGAGTTGGATGGAAGAATTCAAAAGTTGCTTCTGTCACCCATGCTCTCTGGTCCCCAGGCTGGCCatctctcttggtctcagtttgcTGCTCTATATCTAGTGGACAGTTTTAAACCATGCCTTTTTTATTCAATTGAATAAACACACAGTGGGTTCCTCTGTGAGAGAGCCCTTGTAGGGGCCTTCTGAGTCTGGTCTCGGCTCTAGCAGGAGGGAAATGGCAGAGGACTGGGCGTG
Proteins encoded in this region:
- the NFATC4 gene encoding nuclear factor of activated T-cells, cytoplasmic 4, which codes for MGAASCEDEELEFKLVFGEEKEAPPLSAGGSGEELDSEDTPPCCRLALGEPPPYGAAPIGIPRPPPPRPGMHSPPPRPAPSPGTWESQPARSVRLGGPGGSSGVSGGGRVLECPSIRITSISPTPDPPATLEDNPDAWGDSSPRDYPPPEGFGGYREAGGQGGGPFFSPSPGSSSLSSWSFFSDASDEAALYAACDEVESELNEAASRFGLGSPLPSPRSSPRPWTPDDPWSLYGPSPGGRVPEDSWLLLSAPGPTPASPRPASPCGKRRYSSSGTPSSASPALSRRGSLGEEGPDPPPPPPLPLSRDAGSPGPFDYAGAPPAESIPQKTRRTSSEQAVALSRSEEPAPCNGKLPSGAEESAAPPGGPRKEVAGMDYLAVPSPLAWSKARIGGHSPVFRTSALPPLDWPLPSQYEQLELRIEVQPRAHHRAHYETEGSRGAVKAAPGGHPVVKLLGYSEKPLTLQMFIGTADERNLRPHAFYQVHRITGKMVATASYEAVVSGTKVLEMTLLPENNMAANIDCAGILKLRNSDIELRKGETDIGRKNTRVRLVFRVHVPQGSGKVVSVQTASVPIECSQRSAQELPQVEAYSPSACSVRGGEELVLTGSNFLPDSKVVFIERGPDGKLQWEEEATVNRLQSNEVTLTLTVPEYSNKRVSRPIQVYFYVSNGRRKRSPTQSFKFLPVIFKEEPLPDSSLRGFPSASGSPFGTDMDFSPSRPPYPSYPHEDPAYEPPYLAEGFSYGTPPLYPQTGPPTSYRPGLRMFPETGGTTGCARPPPVSFLPRPFPSDPYGGRGSPFPLGLPFPPPPPFRPPLPSSPPLDGPFPPQSAVHAPPAEGYNEAGPSYGPGEGTLEQEKSRGGYGSGFRDSVPIQGITLEEVSEIIGRDLSGFPAPPGEEPPA